AGCGCCCCGTTCACGACGTCCGCCGGGTCGCCCTGCGGGTGCGCCCGGCCCTCGGCATCGAACCAGAGCGGCCCCGGCCGGTCCTCGCCGTCGGGGAAGGCGATGGGGGAGAGCAGCAGGATCGGCGTGGCGGGCCTGCCCTCGCGGATCGTGTCCAGGAAGCCGTGCAGCGCCGGCGCGAACGTCCGTGCCGTCATCGTCGCGCCGTTCTGGATGTTGATCCCCACCGCCAGGCTGATCGCGTCGGCGTCCGAGTCGCGCAGCGTGCGGGCCACGAACGGGTCCAGCATCGCCTGGCCGCCGAAGCCCAGGCTCTGCAGGCGCAGGCCCAGCCGGCGCGCGGCCAGCGCCGGCCAGGTCAGCAGCGGCCCGGCCGCGCCCGAGCACTGGCTGATGGAGGACCCGTAGTGCCACCATCGCGTGCGGGTGTCCTCGGGCAGTTCCCGCAGCCCGGACGCGTCCACGCCGGCGATCTCGGTGACGCCGCCCGGCGGCAGCCACAGCTCCACGGGGCCCTCCCCGGCCGGCAGCGGCACCCGCACGTCCACGAAGGGGGCGTGGCGGTCCGGGACGCCGTCGTCGGTGAGCGTGCAGACCCGCTCGAGGGCCGCGGACGCCTCGGCGTCCCCGCGCAGCGCGGTCACGAGCTGCGGCGGCGCCGCCTCGGGGTGGTAGACGGCCGCCCGCAGCCGCAGCGTCACGGCGTCCGCCGTCGGCCACAGCCGCAGCCGCACGCCCGAGCCGCCCCGGACGCCGCGGTGCATGTCGGCGGGCACCTGCGGCACGGTCCAGCGGGGGAGCCGGCGCGGGATCACGCCCGTGGGTGTGGCCTCGAGATCCAGCGCGCCCGCGACCTCGATGCGCGGATGGGGGAGCGTGAGCATCGCAGCCTCCTGTGAAACGATTTTGTTACGCTGTGATCCTAAAGCCTCGAGCCCGTCCGGCGCCCGCCGCCGCCCAGGAGGAACCCGATGACCGAGTTCGTCTTCCGTCGCCCGCTCAACACCGACTGGATCTGCACGCGTCCGGCCGGGCACTTCGAACGCGTCACCGGCACCAGGCCTCCCGCCCGGGCCGTCCGGCTGCCCCACGACGCCATGCGGGACGCCGACCGCACCCCCGACGCCCCCAGCGGCGGCTCGTCGGGTTACTACCCCGGCGGCGCCTGGCGCTACGAGCGCGTCCTGGACGTGCCCGCCGAGTGGGCCGGCCGACACGTCGGCCTCACCTTCGACGGCGTCTACGGCAACGCCCGGATCTTCGTCGACGACGTCCAGGTCGCGCACCGGCCCAACGGGTACGCCCGGTTCCACGTCGAGATCGGCTCGCACCTGGTCCCCGGCACCCCCGCCACCATCCGGGTGGACGTCCGCACCGGTCAGGACAGCCGGTGGTACTCCGGCGCGGGCCTGTACCGCGGCGTGG
Above is a window of Propioniciclava coleopterorum DNA encoding:
- a CDS encoding GDSL-type esterase/lipase family protein, with product MLTLPHPRIEVAGALDLEATPTGVIPRRLPRWTVPQVPADMHRGVRGGSGVRLRLWPTADAVTLRLRAAVYHPEAAPPQLVTALRGDAEASAALERVCTLTDDGVPDRHAPFVDVRVPLPAGEGPVELWLPPGGVTEIAGVDASGLRELPEDTRTRWWHYGSSISQCSGAAGPLLTWPALAARRLGLRLQSLGFGGQAMLDPFVARTLRDSDADAISLAVGINIQNGATMTARTFAPALHGFLDTIREGRPATPILLLSPIAFPDGEDRPGPLWFDAEGRAHPQGDPADVVNGALSVGAIRGLIAEVLAAREDAHLTFTDGRDLLGPSDAALLPDGLHPSAEGYQILGERFARHARAIGFPAA